The sequence CCAGCCTGGAGGATCCTTATTTCTCCCGTTCGCTGACCTATATTTGCGAACATAATGAACATGGCGCCATGGGCATTGTCACCAATCAACCCGCTGGGCTGAATTTAAAAGAGATGCTCAGACAGGTGGATAAAGACATCGAAGTTACCCATGACAAGGCCGAACAGATTGTGGTGGCCGGGGGGCCCGTCAGTCAGGACAGAGGCTTTATTCTGCACAGTACCCAGCCAGGCTGGAGTTCGAGCATGGCGCTGACTTCGGAGATCATGGTCACCACCTCCAGAGATATCCTCGGCTCGCTGGGAAACAGCAAAGGCCCGGAGAAATCTCTGGTGGCCTTGGGCTATGCCGGCTGGAGCGCAGGACAACTGGAGGAGGAAATTCAGGAAAACTCCTGGCTGCTGATTGAGGCCGATACCGAACTGTTATTTGATGTGCCGGTGCATAAAAAATGGGAAGCCGCAGTAAAAAAACTTGGCGTCGACATCTGGCAACTGGCTCCGGGTTCAGGGCATGCCTGACCTGAGTGAGGAGTGAGGAGTGAGGAGTGAGGAATAATAGCCTACAGATCCATCCGTGGTGTGGGTCGGAATCTATTCCGGCATTTTCAGTGCAATCCACCTTATGAGCAACCCCAATAATACTCTGCTGGGCTTTGATTTTGGTACCAAAAGCATAGGCGTGGCCGCCGGGCAACAGATTACCGGCACTGCCGCGCCGCTGCCGGCGTTAAAAGCCAGAGATGGCATCCCTGACTGGGATCAGCTCGAAGCCCTGTTTCAGGAGTGGCAACCTGCAGCCATGGTGGTGGGTTTACCTCTGAATATGGATGGAACAAAGCAACAGGTCACCTTTGCGGCACAAAAATTTGCCAACCGCCTGCACGCCAGATTTAAGGTTCCGGTGCATACCTGTGATGAACGTTTAACCAGTACCGACGCCAGAGCCCGGCTGTTTGAGCTTGGCGGTTATAAGAAGCTGGACAAGCAAAAAGTCGACAGTGTCGCTGCCTGCCTGATCCTCGAAAGCTGGATGAATGGCTAATTTCAACGAACTGAGTAATACTCAGCCCTATCGTCCATTGAATCACACCACTGCCTGACTGTATGCGATGTCCTCTGCTACTGATCGCTCTGCTGTTTTTCTCACCTGCCGAAAGTCATGGGACCCTCAGGTTTGCGGTGTATGAGCCCGGCTTCCCGCCTTTTATCTACATCGAGGAAAAACAGCATAAAATCACAGGTATCGTGCCAAAACTGTTGACCAGTTTTACACAGCAGCAGAGCCTGTCGATTGAGTATGTGATGGATAACCGCAAAGGTGGAGAACAGCGGCTGTATGATGGCAATGTCGATGCCATGCTGATAAGCCCGGAGTGGGCGAAACACCCCGACCAGCTGCTGTTCACTCAGGCCATCCTGCCCTATGATGACTACTTGTTCCAACGCGATACACAAGAGGCTCCAGAGAATACCTCGGTAACGGGTAAATCTGTTTGTACCCGCGAATACTATGTATATCCGGTTCTTGAAAAAGCGTTTGAAACAAAAACGATGCTGAGACTGGACGCCAGCAGCCAGCAGGCCCAGCTGAGAATGCTGGAAAAATCCCGTTGTGATTTCGCCTACATCAATGAGCTGGTAGCTTACTGGCTGGTCGAAAGGCATTTCCCTGGATTGCGTATCACGCCGGTTTCCGACTATAAAGCGAGTACCTCACTGAAAATCGCCTTACACCCTCGCTGGCACACACACTTACCGGCCCTGAATGCTTTTATTCAGGCACAAAGAGAAAGTGGCGAACTGGACAAGATAGTGGCGCAATTTGTCATCAGCAAGCAAAAATAAAAGGATATCCGCTACTAGGGGATACCCTTTTATACCAACCCGCATAGATAATTGATATTAATGAAATACCGGCCTGCTGATACTGGCATGCACGGCGTGGCGCATCATACGGGAGAAATCCCGCTGGGATAAATGCACCAGAGAGCGGTGATCGCCCCCTTCAAAATAAATATCGGGTAAATCCATCAGACCGTGATCCACTATGGCATCCAGATTATAAGCCTGGGCCAGAGGCGGAATGGCTCCATTTTCACAATCTTCAAAATAACGGTATAGCTGCTGTTCCTTCATCAGCCTGAAGCGACGATTAAGAATATCGTTGATACCCGCCAGATCGACTTTACTGTCGGCGGGTAATACCGCCATCATACGATGGCCGTTGTCATCTTCCAGAATGACGGCCTTTGCGACCTTATTTGAAGGTACATGAGCCGCAATAGCGCTTCCCAGTGAGCTGTGTGAGTGGTCGTGGAACAAGGTCTGATAACGGACTTTTTGCTTATCAAGGTAGGATACAACGCGTTGTGAAAGACTCATGGTCGGGCTCTCCCCAAAGTGGCCAGCAGGACTAATAAGTATAGTCAGTTTTCTGACCGGGGGATAAATTCATAACAACAATTTACCCCCTCGCACCTTCAGTCATGTTGAGGAGCCTGAGCACCGCAACTCCAGCAAATTCCGAAACTGCCAGCGTTTGTCTCACCACATTTTTTGCAGCACCAGTCCCGGCCCTGCTGCGGATCTGACTTTACACCCTCAATCACCTGCTCTGCCTTGGTCTGCCAGTCGTTATCGATAATCCATACCTCTGGCCAGCAATCAAAGGGTGACAGATCCCCTGCCCCGCCGATGGCGAATTCATTCTTGATAAAACAGGGGATGCCGTTACTCTCCAGCATGTCTTTTATCTGCTGGACCAGAAACCGATCCTCATTGCTGTAGACTTTTATCACTGCAATCCTCCATAAAATATATTCACCAC comes from Lacimicrobium alkaliphilum and encodes:
- a CDS encoding substrate-binding periplasmic protein; translated protein: MRCPLLLIALLFFSPAESHGTLRFAVYEPGFPPFIYIEEKQHKITGIVPKLLTSFTQQQSLSIEYVMDNRKGGEQRLYDGNVDAMLISPEWAKHPDQLLFTQAILPYDDYLFQRDTQEAPENTSVTGKSVCTREYYVYPVLEKAFETKTMLRLDASSQQAQLRMLEKSRCDFAYINELVAYWLVERHFPGLRITPVSDYKASTSLKIALHPRWHTHLPALNAFIQAQRESGELDKIVAQFVISKQK
- a CDS encoding DUF2007 domain-containing protein, whose amino-acid sequence is MIKVYSNEDRFLVQQIKDMLESNGIPCFIKNEFAIGGAGDLSPFDCWPEVWIIDNDWQTKAEQVIEGVKSDPQQGRDWCCKKCGETNAGSFGICWSCGAQAPQHD
- a CDS encoding YqgE/AlgH family protein encodes the protein MKSFENHFLIAMPSLEDPYFSRSLTYICEHNEHGAMGIVTNQPAGLNLKEMLRQVDKDIEVTHDKAEQIVVAGGPVSQDRGFILHSTQPGWSSSMALTSEIMVTTSRDILGSLGNSKGPEKSLVALGYAGWSAGQLEEEIQENSWLLIEADTELLFDVPVHKKWEAAVKKLGVDIWQLAPGSGHA
- the ruvX gene encoding Holliday junction resolvase RuvX, with the protein product MSNPNNTLLGFDFGTKSIGVAAGQQITGTAAPLPALKARDGIPDWDQLEALFQEWQPAAMVVGLPLNMDGTKQQVTFAAQKFANRLHARFKVPVHTCDERLTSTDARARLFELGGYKKLDKQKVDSVAACLILESWMNG
- a CDS encoding aminoacyl-tRNA deacylase, with the translated sequence MSLSQRVVSYLDKQKVRYQTLFHDHSHSSLGSAIAAHVPSNKVAKAVILEDDNGHRMMAVLPADSKVDLAGINDILNRRFRLMKEQQLYRYFEDCENGAIPPLAQAYNLDAIVDHGLMDLPDIYFEGGDHRSLVHLSQRDFSRMMRHAVHASISRPVFH